Part of the Streptomyces sp. NBC_01426 genome is shown below.
GCCGGGAAGCTGAAGAAGCCGCAGAAGCGGCTCCAGGCCGCCCTGGTGGAAGCGACCGAATCCGAGTGGCAACCGCAGGTCCGAGCGCAGGCACGTGCACAGGCGTCCACCTCCAGAGGGATGATGGTGGAGGTGACGGCGTACTTCGGATTCACCTGCACCGGCAGCTCTGACGATGGCCGCGAGCGCCAGATCACCACGGACATCTCGCCCACCTATGTGAAGCAGATCCTGGAGCTCCAGGCAGCCGGTGCGACGGAGGAAGAGCTGCATCCGATCGTCGCTGAGGCCATCACGGAGTCGTATTTCACGGAATGGGGCACACGAGCGGATGGCCTCCGCGCAGATTTCACGTCCGTGTCGTCAATCTCTTTCCGGTTCTGACCCGGCCGAATTCCGCACCTGCTATAAAACGTATCGTGAGCCGAAGCGCGATAGTTGTCACATAGGCAGGCTTGTTGTCACCGGCCGGACTGCAAGCCCTTATGGCGACGTAGGCCGTGAGGTGCGTACGGCTGGATGATCTGGCTCGTGGCGAAGGGCAGCCAATTGCTGGAGGGCCTTGCAGCCGACCTCCGTGATTGAACGCCCACCCCTGCGGAGCAGGCGGCCCGGTTCAGCCCGCCAGCTGCTGAAGCCATTCGCGGAGCAGCGCCGTCTCGGTGTCTCGCAGAGTCAACCCCGCGTCGGCAGCCGCGGGTTTGGTGGTGAGCGCGGTTTCCAGTGCGGCGTCGAGGGCGAGTGCGCGCGAGGCCAGGTCTGACCCGGATGAGGCGGGCGGGTCCGTGGTGAGGGAGGCGATGACGGTGTCCCGCAGCCGTGCGGACGTGGTCAGGTCGCGCTCCGAGGGCTCTTCGCCGATCAGTGCCAGTGTGGCGCCCGTTGTCGCGGCGTGGATGACGCGGGTCGCCTGCTTCACCGGAACCCGAAGGCGTCCGGCCTCGGCCGCCCGGCCCAGCAGTGTGACCAGCAGGGCGTGTGCCTCGTCCGCGGCCGGGGGCCGCCGGCCGGGCTGCACTGTGCCGTACATGAGCATGTAGAACGCGGGGTGCCGCACTCCGAAGTCGACGTGCAGGTCCCAGCCGCGGTAGAGGTCGGCCACCGGGTCGTCGGGGGTCAGCGCCAGCGCTTCGCGTTTCTCGGCCAGGTACATCTCGAACCCGTAGGCGGCCAGCTCGGCCAGGAGTCCGTCCTTGTCGTCGAACATCCGGTACAGCGCGGGGGCCGTGATGCCCGCGGCTGCGGCGACAGCGCGCGTGGAGACCGCCTCACTGCCGCCCTCTTCCAAAAGCTTGGCGGCCACCTGCAACACCTGGCGCCGCGCGGCGCGTCGTCCCTCGTTCATGGAACAACGATATCCGATATTGCGTATCGTCGCCTTATCGGTGCTACGGTTGTAACCGGAACAGCGATCCGAGGATGGTGGTCGGCGCCGACCCGCGACATCTGGGCATGCGCCGCACCCCGGCCGGTGCCGTCGGCCCTCACTCGTGGAGCCGTGCGGCCGACCACCGCAGCCGGCACTTCGTCGTCCGCCCGCATCACCGAACACGCCGCCATCGCGGCAGGAGAGGAACACCCATGTCCGACATCTCGATCGTCATCGCGTCGCATTCCGGCTACGGCCACACCGCGCAGATCGCCACAGCCGTCGCGGACGGCGCGCGCTCCATCGCCGGGACACAGGTCCAACCCGTGGACGTCGCCTCCCTCAGCGACGCCGACTGGGAACTGATGGACGCCGCGGACGCCATCATCTTCGGCACTCCCACCTACATGGGCACCGCGTCCGGGGCGTTCCACGCCTTCGCCGAGGCCACCAGCAAGCGGTGGATGACCCGCGCCTGGAGCGACAAGCTCGCGGCGGGATTCACCAACTCCGGCTCCATGAGCGGCGACAAGCTGCACACCCTGCAGTACCTCTCGCTCCTGGCGGCCCAGCACGGAATGCTCTGGGTGAGCCTGAACCTTCTGCCGGGCTGGAACACCACCACCTCCAGCCCCCAGGACGACAACCGCCTCGGCTTCTACCTCGGTGCCGGCGCGCAGAGCTTCAACGACACCCCCGCGGTCCACGACGCGGACCTGAACACCGCCCGCCACCTCGGCCGGCGCGTCGCCGAGCACACCCGCATCCACCGCGCCGGACTGACCGCCGCAGCGCACTGACCCAACGGGTCGCCAGAAATCTACCTTCCAGATTTCTTTCAGAGGAGTGCGTCATGCAGCACCGGACACTGGGAAGCCAAGGCCTTGAGGTCTCGGCGATCGGCTACGGCGCGATGGGCCTGACCATGGCTTATGGACCCACCGACGCGGAGGCCGGCGTCGCCGCGCTCCGCCGCGCCCACGACCTGGGCGTCACCTTCTTCGACACCGCCGAGATGTACGGCTGGGGCACCGGATCCAACGAGATCCTCGTCGGCAGGGCGGTCAAGGACTTCCGCGACGACGTGGTCCTGGCCACCAAGTTCGGGGTCGACATGTCCGTGCCCCCGGAGCAGATCGGCGGCCCTCTCAACAGCCGGCCCGACAACATCCGCAAGGTCGCCGACAACAGCCTGCGCTACCTCGGCGTGGACCACATCGACGTCTTCTACCAGCACCGCGTCGACCCCGAAGTGCCCATCGAGGAGGTCGCAGGCGCCGTCAAAGAACTGATCGACGCGGGCTGGGTGAAGTACTTCGGCCTCAGCGAGGCCGGACCCGAGACGATCCGCAAAGCGCACGCCGTGCAGCCGGTCTCCGTCCTGCAGACCGAGTACTCCCTGTTCGAACGGGACGTCGAGCAGCTCTTCCCCGTCCTGGACGAACTCGGCATCGGCTTCGTCGCCTACTCCCCCCTCGGCCGCGGGTTCATCACCGGCACCGCCAAGCCCGCCGGCCAGTACGAAGGCAGCGACATACGCACCGTCGACCCGCGCTGGCAGCCGGGCAACTTCGAGAAGAACGTCGAAGCCGTCGACCGGCTCGCCGAACTCGCGGCGGCCAGGGGCGCCACCGTCTCCCAGCTCGCACTGGCCTGGCTTCTGACCCGGGGCGAGCACATCGTGCCCATCCCCGGCACCCGCAGCCCAAAGCGCATCGAGGAAAACACCGGCGCCGCCGACCTCACCCTCACCGACACCGACCTCAAGACCATCGACGAAATCCTGCCTCACGGCGGCTTCGGCGCCCGCTACGCCGGGGGACACGTGCCCACCTGGACCTGATATGTGGTTCCTTCCGAGTGCGGACAGACCGCCGAAGCAGATCACTGTCTCTCAGCCCATCGCCCGGCCGCAGGTTACGGATCATGATCCGCAAGCAGCGTGGCGGGGCTTTTTGAAAGCCTGGTCCCAGAGCACGTGGTCTCCAGCCCAGCGCGTCTCCCCGCCATGGCCTTATGGAACCGTCCCAGACAGTCACGGGCTTTCGGTCTCGCTACTGGTGACAGAAAGGCTGCTGAATGAGCGTTTGTGACAAGTCGCGTGCCTCATTGGTGACAACCAGGCTGCTTCGACCGGTCTTATTCATCAGCTCAACCGGCTCTGCAGGTGACAACAACTGAGCTTCGGCTCATATCGGCGGGCCGCCGTACAGCGCTCTGGCGGCGGCCCGCTCTGATTTCTCACCCCGAATGCGAGGTCGAAGATGACCAGGATGTGGCCGCCCGGTGGCGGTACCCGTCGACCGCTCGCCCCGCCCGTGACCGCGCCCCGTGAGCCGGTCGACCCGGCCCGCATCGGCCGTCGCATCGGCCGTCGCGTCGTACGGCGCCGGGCGAAGGGCATGGACGCCGGCGCGGTCGCGGCGGCCCTCGAAAACGCGCGGTTCGACGCCCGGCAGAACTCCCGGCACGAGGACCTGGGCGACGACGTCCGCGGCAGGGCGGAGCTCGCGGAGTGGGAGCGCCTCGACCAGCTGCTCGCCGACGCGGTGCCGGGCACCGTCTACGACCCGGACACCGACGACGTCGTCCAGGCCGAGCTCGCCGCCGCCGCGCGGGAAGCCGAGCTGCGGGAAGCGATGCGGATCGCGGCCCGCGCCGACGAGCTCCAGGCGCTGCGCGACCTCGGCACCCTGGATCAGACCGAGTCCCGCCACGGCGACGAAGCGGTCCGCGACGAGCTCACCCGCCGCGCCGGGTCGTACGTGCAGCCCGACGTCGACGCCTGGCTCGCCCGCGCCCTCGCCGCGCACCGCGGGCACTATGCCGACCCGGCCGCCCGCGAGGCCGCAGCCGGCCTCCTGGGAGCCGGGCATGAAGCACGGCCAGGAGGTCGTCGCCGTCTGGGAGGAGCACAGCGAAATCGGCCACCACTACGAGGAACTGCGCGCCGACGGGACCGTCGACGCCTGGACCGAGCCGCCCTT
Proteins encoded:
- the tpg gene encoding telomere-protecting terminal protein Tpg, giving the protein MSDHEQQPAPRRGKVLEALARAERKVFTRPAPKSANAQVKFLLTRMTGSARSLAERVGTSTRTIERYRAGKLKKPQKRLQAALVEATESEWQPQVRAQARAQASTSRGMMVEVTAYFGFTCTGSSDDGRERQITTDISPTYVKQILELQAAGATEEELHPIVAEAITESYFTEWGTRADGLRADFTSVSSISFRF
- a CDS encoding TetR/AcrR family transcriptional regulator; amino-acid sequence: MNEGRRAARRQVLQVAAKLLEEGGSEAVSTRAVAAAAGITAPALYRMFDDKDGLLAELAAYGFEMYLAEKREALALTPDDPVADLYRGWDLHVDFGVRHPAFYMLMYGTVQPGRRPPAADEAHALLVTLLGRAAEAGRLRVPVKQATRVIHAATTGATLALIGEEPSERDLTTSARLRDTVIASLTTDPPASSGSDLASRALALDAALETALTTKPAAADAGLTLRDTETALLREWLQQLAG
- a CDS encoding flavodoxin family protein — encoded protein: MSDISIVIASHSGYGHTAQIATAVADGARSIAGTQVQPVDVASLSDADWELMDAADAIIFGTPTYMGTASGAFHAFAEATSKRWMTRAWSDKLAAGFTNSGSMSGDKLHTLQYLSLLAAQHGMLWVSLNLLPGWNTTTSSPQDDNRLGFYLGAGAQSFNDTPAVHDADLNTARHLGRRVAEHTRIHRAGLTAAAH
- a CDS encoding aldo/keto reductase, with product MQHRTLGSQGLEVSAIGYGAMGLTMAYGPTDAEAGVAALRRAHDLGVTFFDTAEMYGWGTGSNEILVGRAVKDFRDDVVLATKFGVDMSVPPEQIGGPLNSRPDNIRKVADNSLRYLGVDHIDVFYQHRVDPEVPIEEVAGAVKELIDAGWVKYFGLSEAGPETIRKAHAVQPVSVLQTEYSLFERDVEQLFPVLDELGIGFVAYSPLGRGFITGTAKPAGQYEGSDIRTVDPRWQPGNFEKNVEAVDRLAELAAARGATVSQLALAWLLTRGEHIVPIPGTRSPKRIEENTGAADLTLTDTDLKTIDEILPHGGFGARYAGGHVPTWT